From Bicyclus anynana chromosome 7, ilBicAnyn1.1, whole genome shotgun sequence, the proteins below share one genomic window:
- the LOC112047397 gene encoding juvenile hormone esterase-like produces the protein MAALQMIVIGILVALEIKLAHQHVEAIIVPVEQGLLEGEQKWTITGDTLYYSFKGIPYASPPTGNLRFKAPQPALSWKGIRNATEHGNICPQVDEFTNKFIPGSEDCLFLNVYTPNLTPDSLLTVMFFIHGGGYAFGSGNDDNYGPDFLINSNVVVVTINYRLDSLGFLCLDTKEVPGNAGMKDQVAALRWVKTNIKNFGGDPNGVTVFGQSAGGSSSTLHALSPMSKGLFQRVIAMSGVPMSVFSVEFEPKRRAFVLGKILGFETTNTTSLLEYLQSATVDQLVGKNLSVIAVEDYINIYFKSYFEPVVENDFGQEMFLTESPNVLIKDGRIHDVDILLGYTTAEAVVGLFMFESTPTIENCDRYKETLVPVEVLYASSPKTTVELGNLIKEYYNGPKPLSVKRMTQFVKYATDVYNYNVIRYARQRSNFSGNSSTYLYQFSCMSERNVLSQQGFKYGIIGVAHTDDLMYVFNANKYNLPVIKNATSYTMIQNTCTLLTNFAKYGNPTPGSNLGVEWPKYNMQTQLYLDIGEELVVGTKPLASMMDFWDSVYKRAEIPF, from the exons ATGGCAGCATTGCAAATGATTGTGATTGGAATTTTAGTCGCACTAGAAATAAAACTAGCCCat caGCATGTGGAGGCAATTATTGTGCCAGTGGAGCAAGGGCTGCTGGAAGGAGAACAGAAGTGGACAATCACAGGAGACACATTGTACTACAGTTTCAAAGGTATCCCATATGCATCACCACCCACTGGAAACTTGAGATTCAAG GCTCCTCAACCAGCACTGTCATGGAAAGGAATACGAAACGCTACTGAACATGGGAATATTTGCCCTCAAGTGGATGAATTTACTAATAAATTCATACCTGGAAGCGAAGATTGTCTATTTCTAAATGTGTATACTCCAAATTTAACTCCAGACTCTCTGTTAACtgtaatgttttttattcacgGTGGCGGCTATGCATTTGGTTCTGgcaatgatgataattatggaCCCGATTTTCTAATAAACTCAAATGTAGTTGTGGTGACAATTAATTATAGACTGGACTCTCTTGGATTTCTATGCTTAGACACTAAGGAAGTGCCAGGAAATGCAGGTATGAAAGATCAAGTAGCTGCATTGAGATGGGTGAAAACGAATATCAAAAACTTTGGTGGCGATCCAAACGGTGTAACAGTCTTTGGTCAAAGTGCTGGTGGTTCATCAAGTACTTTGCACGCATTGTCTCCAATGTCTAAAGGGCTCTTTCAAAGAGTAATAGCTATGAGTGGAGTACCAATGAGTGTCTTTTCTGTGGAATTTGAACCAAAACGCAGAGCTTTCGTTCTTGGCAAAATTCTAGGTTTTGAGACTACAAACACTACATCACTTTTAGAATATCTGCAAAGTGCAACTGTTGATCAATTAGTTGGCAAAAATTTGTCTGTAATAGCTGTTGAAGATTACATAAACATTTACTTTAAATCTTATTTTGAACCAGTCGTGGAAAACGATTTTGGTCAGGAAATGTTTTTAACAGAGTCAcctaatgtattaattaaagatGGCCGAATACACGATGTAGATATCTTGCTCGGATATACAACTGCTGAAGCAGTGGTTGGTCTTTTTATGTTCGAATCTACTCCTACGATTGAAAATTGCGATAGATACAAAGAAACTTTAGTGCCAGTAGAAGTTCTATATGCAAGTTCACCAAAGACGACAGTAGAATtaggaaatttaattaaagaataCTACAATGGACCTAAGCCTTTGTCTGTGAAAAGGATGACACAGTTTGTGAAATATGCAACAGATGTATATAACTACAATGTTATTCGATATGCAAGGCAGCGATCTAACTTTAGTGGTAACAGTAGCACATACTTGTATCAGTTCTCATGTATGTCCGAAAGGAATGTTCTCAGCCAACAAGGTTTCAAATATGGAATAATTGGAGTTGCACACACCGATGATCTCATGTATGTGtttaatgcaaataaatataatttgccAGTAATTAAGAATGCAACTTCTTACACAATGATACAAAACACATGCACGTTACTGACTAACTTCGCAAAATATGG AAATCCCACACCTGGATCAAATCTCGGAGTGGAGTGGCCCAAATACAATATGCAAACGCAATTATATCTAGACATTGGAGAGGAGTTAGTTGTGGGCACGAAACCATTAGCTTCTATGATGGACTTTTGGGATAGTGTTTATAAACGAGCTGAAATACctttttga